The genomic interval ATGATGTGTACAAACTACCCCGTGCGATCTCTGCTGATGGTGCTCGTTACAGTGACGGCACAAACGAATTCTGGAATAAAGGGGATATGGCGATGATCACCATCGGAGATAAATCATATCAAAACTGCCAGCTGGTTGATCCTCAACAGATAAAACTTAAAATTCCGGAAGATTATTTCTGGGGTATGAGTAATGGCCAACTTTGGTCATTGACAATCTTTAATTCGGAAATAGCTGTGTTTTTCGACAAGAAAAATAAAACATACCGTTTTCCCTCGGCAACGCTTGTGGATTCTAAACAAGGCGAAAAAGTGTACACTGCCCAAACTGAAGATCATACGGTTAAAGTTGTGATCTCAAAGCAGGATTGTTATGATAAAAAAAGCGATCAACACTTCTCTTACAAAGTCACTCTATTTCTTGATGGAAAAGAATATAATGGATGCGGAAACTCACCTGAATAAAATGCATAATTCTAAAAAAGTTGACTTTGCTTCACATCTGAAATATTTGTAAATATGATTTTACATAGGAAAAAATATGTGTAAAGAAAAAAATACAATTGCATATTGTGGATTATATTGTGCTGAATGTTTTAGTTACAAGGGTACTATTGCAGATTTAGCCCGTGATTTACGGAAAGAGCTAAGAGCTTGTAGATTTGACAAAATTGCCGAAGTTTTTTCGAAGATTTCATTCTTCAAAGATTTCGAAGATTATGACATATGTTACAAGGTCTTGGGTGCAATGGTCAAAGTACGATGCAGAAAGTTATGTAGAGATGGTGGTGGAAATCCCTATTGCAAGGTCAGGATCTGCTGCGAGAAAAAAGATATTGTCGGATGCTGGGAGTGCGAGGATTTCATTACATGTGAAAAACTCACCTTTCTCAAAGAGAATCACGGCGATGCACATATTCAAAACATGAAGATCATAAAGAAAAAGGGTGTTTCAGAATTTTTGAATGGAAAGAAACACTGGTATTTAAAACCGAAAGAATAAATATAAAACAGTAGAGAGGAATAAAATATGGATCCGATTCAAACAACAAAGCCATATTTAAACAAGGCAATCGAACTTATCATGGAGTATGGTCCGAAACTTTTGTTAGCAGTTGTTGTTCTTATTATTGGTTTGTGGATCATTAAAGGTATTAAAAAAATAGTAACAAAAGCTCTGGAAAAAGGGAATGTCGAGATCTCTTTACAACGCTTTCTGATCAGTATGATCGGTATAGGATTGAAAATCCTGCTCTTGATCAGTGTTGCCTCGATGGTTGGAATAGCTACGACTTCATTTGTTGCAATCCTCGGTGCAGCAACGTTTGCTGTTGGTCTTGCACTGCAGGGAAGCTTGTCTAATTTTGCCGGAGGTGTTCTCATTCTTTTGCTTAAACCCTTCAAAGTAAGCGATACTATTGAAGCACAGGGTTTTGTTGGAAAAGTTCATGAAATTCAAATTTTTAACACCCTCATAAAAACCTTTGATAACAAGATGATCTACATCCCGAACGGATCATTATCCAATGGGAATATTACCAATTATTCACAAGAGCCGATACGCAGAGTAGATATGACCTTCGGTATCAGCTACGGTGATGACATCAAGAAAGCAAAGGATATCCTTAAAACGTTGGTAGAGAACGACTCGCGAATTTTAAAAGATCCAGCTCCCCTCATTGCCGTTTCGAATCTCGGAGATAGTTCTGTTGATTTTGCAGTAAAGGTCTGGTGCGACACTGCTGAATATTGGAATGTTTATTTTGATATGCAGGAGAATGTGAAAATGACCTTTGACAAAGAAGGTATTTCAATTCCTTTCCCTCAGACCGATGTACATCTGTTCAACGAAGATAATAAATAGAGGTATATGATGAGAAAATTTATATTTTTGGTATGTGTTGCAGTAATGGGTTTGAGTGTCGCTCATGCCCAACTTGTGACTGATCTGGAAACAGGATTGAATTTCAGCGGATACAATGACGTTGGTGTTCCAGGTAATAATCCAGGGAATATATTTTCTTTGCAAAATAATCTTGGATCAAACGCTTCGTTTTTCATAAGGGCACGAGTAACCTATACGCTAGCTGAAAAGCATAATATCTCTGTACTCATTGCACCATTCACAAAAACCTATAAAGGTAAACCAAAGCAGAATTTCAACTTTGCAGGAGAGAACTACTCATCCCTCTATGAGACAACGGCAAAATATAAATTCAATTCATGGCGATTAACCTATCGATGGGATTTTGTAAGATCGAAACACCTGCAGGTAGGGGTTGGATTAACAGGT from Candidatus Cloacimonadota bacterium carries:
- a CDS encoding mechanosensitive ion channel, with translation MDPIQTTKPYLNKAIELIMEYGPKLLLAVVVLIIGLWIIKGIKKIVTKALEKGNVEISLQRFLISMIGIGLKILLLISVASMVGIATTSFVAILGAATFAVGLALQGSLSNFAGGVLILLLKPFKVSDTIEAQGFVGKVHEIQIFNTLIKTFDNKMIYIPNGSLSNGNITNYSQEPIRRVDMTFGISYGDDIKKAKDILKTLVENDSRILKDPAPLIAVSNLGDSSVDFAVKVWCDTAEYWNVYFDMQENVKMTFDKEGISIPFPQTDVHLFNEDNK
- a CDS encoding MliC family protein produces the protein MKKVIVLVVVILTMLCSCAKKQKLESSYTPRIPTDNVFVFECDEDDYYTVHYQDDYAFLYHGYDVYKLPRAISADGARYSDGTNEFWNKGDMAMITIGDKSYQNCQLVDPQQIKLKIPEDYFWGMSNGQLWSLTIFNSEIAVFFDKKNKTYRFPSATLVDSKQGEKVYTAQTEDHTVKVVISKQDCYDKKSDQHFSYKVTLFLDGKEYNGCGNSPE
- a CDS encoding DUF3795 domain-containing protein, coding for MCKEKNTIAYCGLYCAECFSYKGTIADLARDLRKELRACRFDKIAEVFSKISFFKDFEDYDICYKVLGAMVKVRCRKLCRDGGGNPYCKVRICCEKKDIVGCWECEDFITCEKLTFLKENHGDAHIQNMKIIKKKGVSEFLNGKKHWYLKPKE